A single genomic interval of Helianthus annuus cultivar XRQ/B chromosome 6, HanXRQr2.0-SUNRISE, whole genome shotgun sequence harbors:
- the LOC110865227 gene encoding tetrahydrocannabinolic acid synthase, giving the protein MKNSRLTSSVLILLVLSLSFCVSWGSRYSISDVTLTSEDFITCLQSNSTDATTISQLIFTPDNSSFLPVWEVAVNVLRFNNPSTPKPTVILTPTEETHIQAALFCAKKYGYEMRIRSGGHDFEGLSYTANAPFVMLDLVNMRSIDINVENRTAWVQGGALLGELYYTISQSTNTLYFPAGMCPSVGVSGFLSGGGYGNLVRKYGIGADNVLDAHFMDVSGNILDRESMGEDLFWAIRGGGASSFGIVLAWKLMLVPVPERVTLFIVSVTLEQGATDIFHKYQYVLPNFDRDLQMRVQINSEYISNTNNKTIRILFHGIYQGNTDTLLPLLNQSFPELNVTREICQEVRMVQSTLQFGGFPTLGPVEVLANRSAIPKTNFKSKSDYVRTPIPKGGLIEIWEKLFENDMSEMLQMYTFGGKMEEYSDTAIPYPHRAGVLYQVYKTVNLIDQPSDTTTVSLRRIAWLRSFDKTLEPYVSSNPREAYLNYIDLDLGVGNGSYEEASVWGERYWKRENFKKLIRIKTKVDPENFFRHPQSIPPLSAM; this is encoded by the coding sequence ATGAAGAACTCTCGACTAACTTCTTCTGTGTTGATCCTCTTGGTTCTATCTCTTTCCTTTTGTGTTTCATGGGGATCACGGTACTCCATCTCTGATGTTACTCTAACTTCAGAAGATTTCATAACCTGTCTCCAATCCAACTCCACCGATGCCACCACCATCTCCCAACTCATATTCACTCCCGACAATTCTTCTTTCTTACCCGTTTGGGAAGTTGCAGTCAACGTTCTCCGGTTCAACAACCCCTCCACTCCTAAACCAACAGTCATACTAACTCCCACTGAAGAAACACATATCCAAGCTGCTCTTTTCTGCGCTAAGAAATATGGGTACGAGATGAGGATCCGCAGTGGGGGGCATGACTTCGAGGGCCTCTCGTACACCGCGAATGCTCCTTTTGTCATGCTTGATCTCGTGAACATGAGGTCTATTGACATCAACGTTGAAAACCGGACTGCATGGGTCCAGGGTGGCGCTTTGCTTGGTGAACTCTACTACACTATTTCTCAGAGCACCAACACCTTGTATTTTCCGGCTGGTATGTGCCCCTCCGTGGGTGTTAGTGGGTTCCTGAGTGGTGGTGGGTATGGCAACCTTGTGAGAAAATATGGTATCGGTGCAGATAATGTTTTGGATGCTCATTTCATGGATGTCAGTGGAAATATTCTTGACAGGGAATCAATGGGAGAAGATTTGTTTTGGGCGATTCGTGGCGGTGGAGCTTCCAGTTTCGGAATTGTTCTTGCATGGAAGCTGATGTTGGTTCCGGTACCAGAAAGAGTTACTCTTTTCATAGTGAGTGTAACTCTAGAACAAGGTGCGACGGATATTTTCCATAAATATCAATACGTGTTGCCAAATTTTGATCGTGATTTACAAATGAGAGTTCAGATTAACAGCGAATATATAAGCAACACCAACAATAAAACCATACGAATTTTGTTTCATGGTATATATCAGGGCAATACTGACACACTGCTTCCGTTGTTGAACCAAAGTTTCCCGGAGCTGAATGTCACACGAGAAATCTGCCAAGAAGTACGAATGGTCCAGTCCACCCTTCAATTTGGAGGCTTTCCCACCTTGGGCCCGGTCGAGGTTCTTGCGAACCGATCAGCCATCCCCAAGACAAACTTCAAAAGCAAATCAGATTATGTCCGGACTCCAATTCCCAAAGGCGGGCTCATAGAAATCTGGGAAAAATTATTTGAGAACGACATGTCTGAGATGTTGCAGATGTACACATTTGGCGGGAAGATGGAGGAGTACTCAGATACAGCAATTCCGTATCCTCATAGAGCTGGGGTGTTGTACCAGGTTTACAAGACTGTGAACCTTATTGATCAGCCTTCGGATACGACCACGGTATCACTTAGACGAATAGCTTGGCTCCGAAGCTTTGATAAGACTTTGGAGCCGTATGTGTCAAGTAACCCGAGGGAGGCGTATTTGAATTACATTGATCTTGATTTGGGTGTCGGAAATGGTAGTTATGAAGAAGCAAGTGTTTGGGGCGAAAGGTACTGGAAGAGAGAGAATTTTAAGAAGTTGATTCGAATCAAGACCAAAGTTGATCCAGAGAATTTCTTTAGGCACCCACAAAGTATACCACCTCTCTCAGCTATGTGA